Genomic segment of Triticum aestivum cultivar Chinese Spring chromosome 6A, IWGSC CS RefSeq v2.1, whole genome shotgun sequence:
GTACATCAGGCTATTAAGTATTCTCAGATATGTACCCATAAAAACAGCTTGCACGTACTACGTACTGCGGTATTGTTGCAGGCTAATTAATCTCAAATCAGGTCCCCCCTGGATCTGCTAGCCACAATTTAATTGAAGCAAATAGATCATTAACTGAAGCAAATAGATCGATATCTCTCTAACCTAGTTACTTCTGAAGCTGCTAGCTCTCAAGGCAAAAGATTAACCTACCACTACCACATAAAACTGACCCTTTCAAACAATCTGTACGAGCTTGTACTCGATCCTAGCAGAGACGGGCAAAGGTCATGAGGAGTTCGTAGAAAATAGCAGAGACACGGGCAAAGTTCTTGAGGAGTTCATAGATAACAGGTAAAAATGGAAATAGGTTAGGGTTCTTAATTGCTTATAGAACCGAAGTACCTGGGATGCAGACTGTTCTTGACAACCTTCTGCCCGTATTTCCTCCACTTGTAGCCATCGTCAAGTACATCCACGTCGCTTCTGGTCTGGAAGCAAAACCTCGGCTCCCTCATCTTCCTCCTCACCTTCATCTTCCCCTTCTCCCCCGCCAACATCGTCGAGCCCCTCCACCTGTACGCTCACACGCACACCACAATGGCATCAAACGCTAAACATGCAGTTAAATCTCATGAACATAGCAACATTAGCTAGGTACAAACGCATCCCGTAACATGCTCTCGCTCACTGACTCACATACCATGTATTACTAGAATAACCATTACAGGCAGTGGCACCCTCATAGCCAACTCTTGCCGTCACCGACGTGCCCACCTGATCAGGAAGAGACATCAAATTAAAGGCATCAATATGTAATTGATCATCTTTGTAATTCTCTATATATGATTATGAAGCTAGCAAAGAGCATACCTCCTCAGCCCCAATATTAGGCATGAAACCGACCGTGGGCTTCTCGCAGACGATGGCAGGCGCGCCGGCGGAGTGGCCGCTGCCGAGCGGAAGCGCCGGCAGCGGGTATAGCCCACAATGGTCAGAAGAGAGCATCAAGGCTTCTTCCTGGTCGAATGGCATCTGGAGAGGCTTGGGATGGAAGGGTAGTTGAAGTGGAGAAAGAGGAACAGGTGTGGTGTAGTAGTGATCTGGCACACTGAGGTTAGGAAGACAGTAAGCCATCCCCAATTGGCTCCCTTGATCCATGCATATATGCATGTAGATCGTGGCGTACTGAACACAAGGTGGTTCTTGGGGGCACAGAATTCTTGAGATAGACTtgtcaatctctctctctctctctctctctcctgagagacctctctctctcttattttttcgTGTCAAATTCTGATAGGGTTGATGTCTCTAGGTTTGAAGTGGTGGGCTATGGTGCTCTGGGCGCTGGTCTAAGCTGCCCCCTTTTAAAGGGCCTTTTTGGCTCAAGTTGTGTCGTGGGTACAGTACTTACTTCAGTAGCAGCTGTTTGCCTTCTTGATAGCTAGCTACTGGCTGCTAATTCACCACCTCTTAGCTAGATGTCGGGTATGACTTTCTAGCTCAATACACAGAtgccttttattattatttttcttacgTAAAACAGTAGCATTCTAGCTACCGCATGCCTTTATATTTTGTTTTGTCACATAGGCCAGGGTTATCAtcctttctaaaagaaaaaagtgTTCTGTTACAGCTGTACATACAAAAACAGAGAAGAAATCTCAGAGAAAACCTACATGAAGCTAACCATCCATGACTGGAAGTCAGTGGATTtcaccccgctttatagataaagcaacgaCCAACATATAACCCAATGGATACAATTATACAAACACACAGCACACACATACGAAGCCGGATACAAAGGTGCTAAAGAACGCCTACATCGCTCCAAATGACTCCACAAAAACGACATAGAAAATATAGCACCACTAGAGGTCGAAGGAGCCCTCGACTATGAAAGAGTCACCGCGAGGAGATGAAGCCGAACATCAACAAGACAGGGcctccaaagcggcgccttcaaaaAAGACACGACGTCgaagcgccgccaccgcccaatcCACAGGATCATGGTTTTCACCCGGAGTGCCTCAGAGAGAAATGAGCAGCCATGACGGTGCCTTCAAGGTGACAACGCCAATGGGCGCCACCACCGTTGGCCTGGCCAAagcttgaaaaaaagttcaccccGGCTAACCCTTACCGCTCCCAAAATGTGGTATGGACAGGTTGCCGCACCAACACCACCACACGTTGGTCGCCAGCACCTGAGCCGTGCGCCCCTCCCACGAGTATCGTGTCTCCAACCACCAGGGCC
This window contains:
- the LOC123127879 gene encoding probable WRKY transcription factor 12 yields the protein MHICMDQGSQLGMAYCLPNLSVPDHYYTTPVPLSPLQLPFHPKPLQMPFDQEEALMLSSDHCGLYPLPALPLGSGHSAGAPAIVCEKPTVGFMPNIGAEEVGTSVTARVGYEGATACNGYSSNTWWRGSTMLAGEKGKMKVRRKMREPRFCFQTRSDVDVLDDGYKWRKYGQKVVKNSLHPRSYFRCTHSNCRVKKRVERLSTDCRMVITTYEGRHTHPPCDDNSSSSGDNTTTCF